In Monodelphis domestica isolate mMonDom1 chromosome 4, mMonDom1.pri, whole genome shotgun sequence, one DNA window encodes the following:
- the LOC130453598 gene encoding zinc finger protein 883-like isoform X1 has translation MLGLSCGQSLFPERPLAWCLDLCWVYKEEVSPSWGSHSLKDHSLTQAETPEPEGMTPGTQRPPSQGSITFKDVAVNFTQEEWCLLDHSQKELYREVMLENVQNLLSMELPVHREDFISCFQQKESLWLLEHKGPKSSCPEAEANFEVKEMSAKLSLFVEGFGPQRCMNEDPCYFILREMYDSNIKVNKNPKSDCECEEPAEKFSQYSVLNRYIKLNSRNDCWQDSEYSKCFPEEVGFIQSPKKPEMPTYQGNPGGMAFGWSLGLIRYPKSKCVEVLSVSNKGGKPFSQNSELGSHQIVHTGEKPYECKHCGKAFTVMGSLARHQIIHTGEKPYECKHCGKAFIWRGDLDKHQRIHTGEKPYECTQCGKTFTERSNLAKHQRFHTGKKPYECKHCGKAFIWRGDLDKHQRIHTGEKPYECTQCGKAFTERSNLAKHQRFHTGEKPYECKQCGKAFTVKNNLAEHQRIHTGEKPYECTQCGKAFTRRGDLALHQRIHTGEKPYECKQCGKTFTRRGPLTEHQRIHTGEKPYECKQCGKAFIRRGNLDKHQTIHSGEKPYECKQCGKAFTRKDHLAVHQRIHTGEKPYEFKQCGKAFTHRDNLAVYQTIHTGEKPYECNQCR, from the exons ATGCTGGGACTCTCCTGTGGGCAGTCACTGTTCCCGGAGAGGCCACTTGCGTGGTGCTTGGACCTTTGCTGg GTGTACAAAGAGGAAGTTTCCCCATCTTGGGGCTCCCACTCCCTGAAGGACCACAGTCTGACCCAAGCAGAGACCCCAGAGCCAGAGGGAATGACCCCCGGGACCCAGAGGCCCCCATCCCAG GggtcaataacattcaaggatgtggctgtgaaCTTCACCCAAGAGGAGTGGTGCCTGTTGGATCATTCTCAGAAAGAACTGTATAGGGAGGTCATGTtggagaatgtgcagaatctacTCTCTATGG AGCTTCCAGTTCATAGAGAAGATTTTATCTCCTGTTTTCAGCAAAAGGAATCACTATGGCTACTAGAGCATAAAGGCCCAAAGAGCTCCTGTCCAG aggcaGAAGCTAATTTTGAAGTGAAGGAGATGTCTGCAAAGCTGAGCCTTTTTGTGGAAGGATTTGGCCCCCAAAGATGCATGAATGAGGATCCCTGTTACTTTATTTTGAGAGAAATGTATGACTCTAATATCaaggtaaataaaaatccaaaaagtGACTGTGAATGCGAAGAACCTGCAGAGAAATTCAGCCAATATTCAGTCCTAAATCGGTATATAAAATTGAACTCAAGAAATGACTGTTGGCAGGATAGTGAATACAGCAAATGCTTTCCTGAAGAAGTAGGATTTATTCAGTCACCTAAGAAACCTGAAATGCCCACATATCAAGGTAACCCAGGGGGAATGGCCTTTGGTTGGAGTTTAGGCCTCATTAGATATCCAAAAAGTAAATGTGTAGAAGTGCTCTCTGTGAGTAATAAAGGTGGGAAACCTTTCAGTCAGAACTCTGAGCTTGGTTCACATCAAAtagtccacactggagagaaaccttatgaatgtaaacactgtggaaaggctttcacagtgATGGGCTCTCTTGCCAGACATCAAataatccacactggagagaaaccttatgaatgtaaacactgtggaaaggcttttatatGGAGGGGTGATCTTgataaacatcagagaatccacactggagagaaaccatatgagtgtacacaatgtggaaagactttcacagagAGGAGCaatcttgctaaacatcagagattCCACACTGgaaagaaaccttatgaatgtaaacactgtggaaaggcttttatatGGAGGGGTGATCTTgataaacatcagagaatccacactggagagaaaccttatgaatgtacacaatgtggaaaggctttcacagaaaGGAGCAATCTTGCTAAACATCAAAGattccacactggagagaaaccttatgaatgtaaacagtgtggaaaggcttttacagtgAAGAACaatcttgctgaacatcagagaatccacactggagagaaaccttatgaatgtacacaatgtggaaaggcttttacacggAGGGGTGATCTTGctttacatcagagaatccacactggtgagaaaccttatgaatgtaaacagtgtggaaagactttcacacgGAGGGGCCCTCTTActgaacatcaaagaatccacactggagagaaaccttatgaatgtaaacaatgtggaaaggctttcatacGAAGGGGTAATCTTGATAAACATCAGAcaatccacagtggagagaaaccttatgaatgtaaacaatgtggaaaagctttcacacGGAAGGaccatcttgctgtacatcagagaatccacactggagagaaaccttatgaatttaaacagtgtggaaaggctttcacacacaGGGACAATCTTGCTGTATATCAGacaatccacactggagagaaaccttatgaatgtaatcagtgtagATAG
- the LOC130453598 gene encoding zinc finger protein OZF-like isoform X2 — MTPGTQRPPSQGSITFKDVAVNFTQEEWCLLDHSQKELYREVMLENVQNLLSMELPVHREDFISCFQQKESLWLLEHKGPKSSCPEAEANFEVKEMSAKLSLFVEGFGPQRCMNEDPCYFILREMYDSNIKVNKNPKSDCECEEPAEKFSQYSVLNRYIKLNSRNDCWQDSEYSKCFPEEVGFIQSPKKPEMPTYQGNPGGMAFGWSLGLIRYPKSKCVEVLSVSNKGGKPFSQNSELGSHQIVHTGEKPYECKHCGKAFTVMGSLARHQIIHTGEKPYECKHCGKAFIWRGDLDKHQRIHTGEKPYECTQCGKTFTERSNLAKHQRFHTGKKPYECKHCGKAFIWRGDLDKHQRIHTGEKPYECTQCGKAFTERSNLAKHQRFHTGEKPYECKQCGKAFTVKNNLAEHQRIHTGEKPYECTQCGKAFTRRGDLALHQRIHTGEKPYECKQCGKTFTRRGPLTEHQRIHTGEKPYECKQCGKAFIRRGNLDKHQTIHSGEKPYECKQCGKAFTRKDHLAVHQRIHTGEKPYEFKQCGKAFTHRDNLAVYQTIHTGEKPYECNQCR, encoded by the exons ATGACCCCCGGGACCCAGAGGCCCCCATCCCAG GggtcaataacattcaaggatgtggctgtgaaCTTCACCCAAGAGGAGTGGTGCCTGTTGGATCATTCTCAGAAAGAACTGTATAGGGAGGTCATGTtggagaatgtgcagaatctacTCTCTATGG AGCTTCCAGTTCATAGAGAAGATTTTATCTCCTGTTTTCAGCAAAAGGAATCACTATGGCTACTAGAGCATAAAGGCCCAAAGAGCTCCTGTCCAG aggcaGAAGCTAATTTTGAAGTGAAGGAGATGTCTGCAAAGCTGAGCCTTTTTGTGGAAGGATTTGGCCCCCAAAGATGCATGAATGAGGATCCCTGTTACTTTATTTTGAGAGAAATGTATGACTCTAATATCaaggtaaataaaaatccaaaaagtGACTGTGAATGCGAAGAACCTGCAGAGAAATTCAGCCAATATTCAGTCCTAAATCGGTATATAAAATTGAACTCAAGAAATGACTGTTGGCAGGATAGTGAATACAGCAAATGCTTTCCTGAAGAAGTAGGATTTATTCAGTCACCTAAGAAACCTGAAATGCCCACATATCAAGGTAACCCAGGGGGAATGGCCTTTGGTTGGAGTTTAGGCCTCATTAGATATCCAAAAAGTAAATGTGTAGAAGTGCTCTCTGTGAGTAATAAAGGTGGGAAACCTTTCAGTCAGAACTCTGAGCTTGGTTCACATCAAAtagtccacactggagagaaaccttatgaatgtaaacactgtggaaaggctttcacagtgATGGGCTCTCTTGCCAGACATCAAataatccacactggagagaaaccttatgaatgtaaacactgtggaaaggcttttatatGGAGGGGTGATCTTgataaacatcagagaatccacactggagagaaaccatatgagtgtacacaatgtggaaagactttcacagagAGGAGCaatcttgctaaacatcagagattCCACACTGgaaagaaaccttatgaatgtaaacactgtggaaaggcttttatatGGAGGGGTGATCTTgataaacatcagagaatccacactggagagaaaccttatgaatgtacacaatgtggaaaggctttcacagaaaGGAGCAATCTTGCTAAACATCAAAGattccacactggagagaaaccttatgaatgtaaacagtgtggaaaggcttttacagtgAAGAACaatcttgctgaacatcagagaatccacactggagagaaaccttatgaatgtacacaatgtggaaaggcttttacacggAGGGGTGATCTTGctttacatcagagaatccacactggtgagaaaccttatgaatgtaaacagtgtggaaagactttcacacgGAGGGGCCCTCTTActgaacatcaaagaatccacactggagagaaaccttatgaatgtaaacaatgtggaaaggctttcatacGAAGGGGTAATCTTGATAAACATCAGAcaatccacagtggagagaaaccttatgaatgtaaacaatgtggaaaagctttcacacGGAAGGaccatcttgctgtacatcagagaatccacactggagagaaaccttatgaatttaaacagtgtggaaaggctttcacacacaGGGACAATCTTGCTGTATATCAGacaatccacactggagagaaaccttatgaatgtaatcagtgtagATAG